A portion of the Acidisarcina polymorpha genome contains these proteins:
- a CDS encoding IscS subfamily cysteine desulfurase, whose product MSNTDNGSVAVPAGVQLPIYMDNHATSQLDPRVLEAMLPYFTSKFGNAASRNHSFGWEAEQGVETAREQIARLIGATAKEIIFTSGATESNNLAIKGIAEMYKERGNHIITQVTEHKAVLDTCKRLEKYGYRVTYLPVKADGLIDLDDLKRAMDDKTILVSIMFANNEIGVVQPVAEIGKLCHERNVIFHTDAVQAVGKIPVDVNAMNIDVLSLTAHKLYGPKGVGALYVRRRNPRVQISAQLDGGGHERGMRSGTLNVPGIVGLGAACEIAREEMESEAARLIRLREKLKAKLEGALDYVHVNGSMEHRLPGNLNMSFVYVEGESLLMGINEIAVSSGSACTSATLEPSYVLKALGLGDDVAHSSIRFGLGRFNNEAEVDYVADKLIDIVQKLRELSPLYEMVKEGIDISKIEWQAH is encoded by the coding sequence ATGAGCAATACGGATAACGGAAGCGTAGCGGTGCCGGCAGGCGTACAGCTACCGATTTACATGGACAATCACGCAACCAGCCAGCTGGATCCGAGGGTGCTTGAGGCAATGCTGCCTTACTTCACCTCGAAGTTCGGAAATGCGGCGAGCCGCAATCACTCCTTTGGCTGGGAAGCAGAGCAGGGTGTCGAAACCGCGAGGGAGCAGATTGCCCGGCTGATCGGCGCCACCGCCAAGGAAATTATCTTTACCTCGGGCGCGACCGAAAGCAACAATCTGGCGATCAAGGGAATCGCCGAGATGTACAAAGAGCGCGGCAACCACATCATCACCCAGGTGACCGAGCACAAGGCGGTGCTCGACACCTGCAAGCGCCTGGAAAAGTACGGCTATCGTGTCACCTATCTTCCGGTGAAGGCCGATGGGCTCATCGACCTCGACGACCTGAAGCGGGCAATGGACGACAAGACCATTCTGGTCTCGATCATGTTCGCCAATAACGAAATCGGCGTAGTGCAGCCAGTCGCCGAGATCGGCAAGCTCTGTCACGAGCGCAACGTGATCTTCCATACCGACGCTGTGCAAGCGGTCGGGAAGATTCCGGTGGATGTAAACGCGATGAATATCGATGTCCTGTCGCTTACCGCTCACAAGCTCTATGGACCGAAGGGCGTCGGCGCGCTCTATGTTCGCCGCAGAAATCCCCGCGTTCAGATCTCCGCCCAACTCGATGGGGGCGGCCACGAACGCGGCATGCGGTCCGGCACCTTGAATGTTCCTGGGATTGTCGGCCTGGGCGCTGCCTGCGAGATCGCCCGCGAAGAGATGGAGAGCGAAGCGGCTCGCCTTATTCGGCTGCGCGAGAAGCTGAAAGCGAAGCTCGAAGGCGCTCTCGACTATGTGCATGTAAACGGATCGATGGAGCATCGGCTGCCCGGCAACCTGAATATGAGCTTCGTCTATGTCGAAGGCGAGTCGCTGCTGATGGGCATCAACGAGATTGCGGTTTCGAGCGGATCAGCTTGCACCTCAGCGACGCTTGAGCCATCGTATGTGTTGAAGGCCCTTGGTCTGGGCGACGATGTCGCGCATAGCTCGATCCGATTCGGCCTGGGACGTTTTAACAATGAGGCCGAGGTCGATTACGTGGCTGACAAGCTGATCGATATCGTGCAGAAACTCCGCGAGCTTTCGCCCTTGTACGAGATGGTTAAGGAAGGTATCGATATCTCGAAGATTGAATGGCAGGCCCACTAG
- a CDS encoding 2Fe-2S iron-sulfur cluster-binding protein, producing the protein MTDSSNKPIDLTQPPGDDMVRVTFQPEGRTVEFKYGTLPYDHHGKPMSFLDVAENFGIFLDHACGGSCACTTCHIWVEEGADGLSAADDDELDRLDMAADPQLNSRLGCQAVITKPGSYVVEIPKWNRNYVSEGKPLTLAEN; encoded by the coding sequence ATGACCGATTCCTCTAATAAGCCGATTGATCTCACTCAACCACCTGGCGATGATATGGTGCGGGTGACCTTCCAACCAGAAGGCCGCACGGTTGAGTTCAAGTACGGGACTCTTCCGTACGACCACCATGGCAAGCCCATGTCCTTCCTCGATGTCGCTGAAAATTTTGGTATTTTTCTGGACCATGCCTGCGGCGGTTCTTGTGCCTGCACCACTTGTCACATCTGGGTCGAGGAGGGAGCTGATGGACTGAGCGCCGCCGACGATGATGAGCTCGATCGACTCGATATGGCCGCCGATCCACAATTGAATTCCCGCCTTGGCTGCCAGGCGGTCATCACCAAGCCGGGATCTTACGTCGTAGAGATTCCTAAGTGGAACCGTAACTACGTATCTGAAGGTAAGCCCCTGACGCTCGCTGAGAATTAG
- the iscU gene encoding Fe-S cluster assembly scaffold IscU — MAYSDKVIDHYNNPRNVGQMDKNSSEVGTGLVGAPECGDVMRLQIKVNPETQIIEEAKFKTFGCGSAIASSSLATEWVKGKTVEEAMQIKNTDIVKELALPPVKIHCSVLAEDAIRAAIGDWKKKNGVAESAPVHAVAAQ, encoded by the coding sequence ATGGCATACAGCGATAAGGTAATTGATCATTACAACAACCCCCGCAATGTGGGCCAGATGGACAAGAACAGCAGCGAAGTAGGAACCGGCCTGGTTGGCGCTCCGGAGTGCGGCGACGTGATGCGTCTGCAGATCAAGGTCAATCCGGAGACCCAGATCATTGAGGAAGCCAAGTTCAAGACCTTCGGCTGTGGGTCGGCCATTGCGTCTTCGTCGCTCGCGACGGAGTGGGTGAAGGGTAAGACGGTGGAAGAAGCGATGCAGATCAAGAACACCGACATCGTCAAGGAACTCGCGCTGCCCCCGGTGAAGATCCACTGCTCGGTGCTTGCCGAAGATGCGATTCGCGCGGCAATTGGCGACTGGAAGAAGAAAAACGGCGTGGCCGAAAGCGCTCCGGTTCATGCGGTTGCCGCGCAGTAA
- a CDS encoding HesB/IscA family protein: MIAAETIRNAENVAPAQKGIQVTERALKRIRVAMAKENVSPVEGGLRLGITGGGCSGLSYNIRFDTQPRERDRIYQFDDIRIFVDPKSFIYLHGMILDYEETLMRQGFNFINPNSTKSCGCGSSFSA; this comes from the coding sequence ATGATTGCAGCAGAGACAATTCGCAATGCCGAGAACGTTGCGCCTGCCCAAAAGGGCATCCAGGTTACGGAGCGGGCTTTGAAGCGCATCCGGGTCGCGATGGCAAAGGAGAACGTCTCGCCAGTCGAAGGCGGTCTTCGACTCGGCATCACCGGCGGTGGTTGTTCGGGGCTTTCCTACAACATTCGCTTCGACACACAGCCGCGGGAGCGCGATCGTATTTACCAGTTTGACGACATCCGGATCTTTGTCGACCCGAAGTCATTTATCTATCTTCACGGGATGATTCTTGATTACGAAGAAACACTGATGCGGCAGGGATTCAACTTCATCAACCCGAACTCGACCAAGTCCTGCGGGTGCGGTTCTTCTTTTTCTGCATGA
- a CDS encoding carboxypeptidase regulatory-like domain-containing protein, translating to MNPVRSKLFPFALFLMLIAPLSLSQTITSGTVVGAVTDANGAVVPSAVVTIKQGETEAVRTATTNEAGQYRFPFLKPGEYTISAQATGLSTAATRINLLVGEEQSVNLTLAVQSVQESVMVSGSVDLLQTENANQATTFSLKEVTNMPINGGDITNIAFSTPGLRLNVGGGNTNFNVNGLPFSAALYTVNGADINEPYNLNNKSGASNNTLGANDIQEAGVIVNAFSAQYGRMAGAQVNYITKSGTNKFHGNLAENYNDAILNANDYFKNLTGTPRGRAVANQYAASIGGPILKDKLAFFANVEGLRYALPSTGVVSLPSPQLQQYTLAHIPTGSQTLYQELFSLYNSSPGISRAVPVTNGSGPLQDGNGNLGCGKQKFAGTYVNGSSGPRFGIDVPCAVAFGTNASSLNTESYVSGRVDYNINDKQKIYFRVSRDWGLQSSSTSPVSPLFNGQSNQPWTIPQVNYTYAITPNLVNNFIASGNWYSAIFGPPNFAKAEAAFPANFVFDDGGANGSASNSTGTGFANVDAVFPYGRRGQQLQLIDDLSWSHGKHTIQAGINNRNNRISDSSIGQNSVIGAFTFNDLTDFATGTVNSTNTGSAFTQSFPLLAVAHTRLNSLGFYVQDEWSVTKNLNLTYGVRFELQGNPSCKENCYSRLNTEFLAPGYEAGADVPYNSTIRTGLNKAFPDLEGVVTEPRLGIAYSPRGDGQTVIRGGIGLFANIFPGSIAASVFGNAPNKFSPTVNYGEVALAGDANSSQASAVASDQVFQNGFAQGDTLSQLQASVAPVKFATPTFYVSPNHYATIKVLEWSLELEQPLTKRDVFVLSYAGNHGFDEPLTNADANAYIGTASRYPNGFGRLPFSIPDPRFSTVSQVVTSGFSNYNGLTATVRHAFSLGFQGHASYTWSHALQLGPPIPSTGTTTFTVYNPYDLNSEYGAANIDTRHNLTGDLLWTSPRQNNRLLQGALGGWSVGGKLYLYSGRPFSVTNSQIPGLLSPTFGGAVQADLLNARLVGTHCSKAAVSTPCFASTEFAATTASGTNPVQQTDFGNTHPNSFRGPGFFSVASQLTKRIPVTEQAGFDIGVSAYNLFNHPNFAVPNGDVTSGSFGQITSTVSSPTSIYGTGQGAIVSGRVLVLVGKFSF from the coding sequence ATGAACCCCGTTAGAAGCAAACTGTTTCCGTTCGCGCTGTTCCTGATGCTTATAGCTCCATTGTCCCTCTCGCAGACGATCACCAGCGGTACCGTCGTTGGCGCGGTTACCGACGCGAATGGCGCGGTAGTTCCATCGGCTGTCGTAACTATTAAGCAGGGTGAGACCGAGGCCGTCCGCACCGCTACCACGAACGAAGCCGGGCAGTACCGCTTTCCATTTTTGAAGCCGGGCGAGTACACCATCTCGGCCCAGGCAACCGGCCTGAGCACCGCTGCCACTCGCATTAATCTGCTCGTAGGAGAAGAGCAGTCGGTGAATCTCACCCTCGCGGTCCAGTCAGTGCAGGAGTCGGTCATGGTGAGCGGCAGCGTGGATCTGCTTCAGACCGAGAATGCCAACCAGGCCACGACCTTCAGCTTGAAGGAAGTAACGAACATGCCGATCAACGGCGGTGATATCACCAACATCGCCTTCTCGACGCCCGGACTTCGGCTCAATGTCGGTGGCGGCAACACCAACTTCAACGTCAATGGACTTCCGTTTAGCGCAGCCCTCTATACCGTGAACGGCGCCGATATCAATGAGCCCTACAACTTGAACAATAAGTCGGGTGCCAGCAACAACACACTCGGCGCCAATGACATTCAAGAAGCAGGTGTTATCGTAAATGCCTTCAGTGCGCAATATGGCAGGATGGCCGGAGCCCAGGTCAACTACATCACTAAGTCGGGGACCAACAAGTTTCATGGCAACCTGGCGGAGAACTACAACGACGCGATACTCAATGCCAACGACTACTTCAAGAACCTGACGGGTACGCCGCGCGGTAGAGCGGTCGCAAACCAGTACGCGGCATCGATCGGCGGCCCCATTCTCAAAGACAAACTGGCCTTCTTTGCCAACGTCGAAGGGCTGCGCTATGCCTTACCTTCTACGGGTGTGGTCTCCCTGCCATCCCCGCAGCTGCAGCAATACACCCTGGCGCATATTCCAACAGGCTCTCAGACTCTCTATCAGGAACTTTTTTCCCTCTACAATTCCTCGCCGGGAATTTCGCGGGCGGTTCCTGTCACCAACGGCAGCGGGCCGCTGCAGGATGGAAATGGAAATCTGGGCTGCGGCAAACAGAAATTTGCAGGCACATACGTAAACGGCTCCAGTGGACCGCGCTTCGGCATTGATGTTCCGTGCGCGGTGGCCTTCGGGACAAACGCCTCGAGCTTGAATACTGAATCCTATGTTTCAGGTCGCGTCGACTACAACATCAACGACAAGCAAAAGATCTACTTCCGTGTCAGCCGCGACTGGGGGCTTCAATCCAGCAGTACAAGTCCGGTGAGCCCTTTGTTCAATGGGCAAAGCAATCAGCCGTGGACGATCCCGCAAGTCAATTACACCTACGCGATTACTCCGAATTTAGTGAATAACTTCATCGCCAGCGGAAATTGGTACTCTGCTATCTTCGGGCCGCCCAACTTTGCTAAGGCAGAGGCCGCGTTCCCCGCTAACTTCGTATTTGACGACGGAGGCGCAAATGGAAGCGCGAGCAACTCCACCGGCACCGGCTTCGCAAACGTCGATGCGGTCTTTCCGTATGGGCGGCGCGGCCAGCAATTGCAATTGATCGACGATCTATCCTGGAGTCACGGCAAACACACAATCCAGGCCGGGATCAACAATCGCAACAACCGTATATCCGACTCCTCCATCGGTCAGAACTCCGTCATCGGCGCCTTCACCTTCAACGACCTGACCGACTTCGCCACCGGAACCGTCAACAGTACGAATACCGGAAGCGCGTTCACCCAGTCGTTCCCACTCCTGGCCGTCGCCCACACCCGCCTCAACTCGCTTGGCTTCTATGTGCAGGATGAATGGAGCGTCACGAAGAACCTCAACCTGACCTACGGCGTTCGCTTTGAACTACAAGGCAATCCGTCTTGCAAAGAGAATTGCTACTCCCGCTTGAATACCGAATTCCTTGCGCCCGGGTACGAAGCCGGAGCCGATGTCCCCTATAACTCCACCATTCGGACCGGGTTGAACAAAGCCTTCCCCGATCTTGAGGGAGTGGTCACCGAACCGCGTCTTGGCATCGCTTACTCCCCGCGCGGCGATGGTCAGACCGTGATCCGCGGCGGTATCGGCCTCTTCGCCAATATCTTCCCAGGTAGCATCGCGGCGAGCGTCTTCGGAAACGCGCCCAACAAATTTAGCCCGACCGTCAACTACGGCGAGGTTGCTCTAGCTGGCGACGCCAACAGCTCTCAAGCTTCTGCCGTCGCGTCCGACCAGGTATTTCAGAATGGATTTGCTCAAGGGGACACGCTAAGCCAGCTGCAAGCGTCGGTAGCCCCGGTCAAGTTCGCGACGCCGACGTTTTATGTCTCTCCCAATCACTACGCAACCATCAAAGTCCTGGAGTGGAGCCTCGAGCTCGAGCAGCCCTTGACCAAGCGGGATGTATTTGTGCTCTCCTATGCAGGCAATCACGGCTTCGATGAGCCGCTCACCAATGCCGACGCCAATGCTTACATCGGCACAGCCAGCCGCTACCCGAACGGATTCGGCCGACTTCCCTTCTCCATTCCAGATCCACGATTCTCGACCGTGAGCCAGGTAGTCACCTCAGGATTCTCCAATTACAACGGCCTCACCGCGACGGTGCGACATGCCTTCAGCCTGGGCTTTCAGGGGCACGCGAGCTATACCTGGAGTCATGCCCTGCAACTGGGGCCGCCGATTCCGAGCACTGGCACCACGACCTTTACGGTCTACAACCCTTATGACTTGAATAGCGAGTATGGGGCCGCCAACATCGACACCAGGCATAACCTCACTGGCGACCTTCTTTGGACCTCTCCCAGGCAAAATAATCGCCTGTTGCAAGGTGCGCTTGGCGGATGGTCTGTGGGCGGAAAGCTGTACCTTTATAGCGGTCGTCCTTTCTCCGTCACCAACAGCCAGATTCCAGGACTGCTCTCTCCTACCTTCGGCGGGGCAGTTCAAGCCGACCTCCTCAATGCAAGGCTCGTCGGAACCCATTGCTCCAAGGCGGCAGTGTCAACACCCTGCTTCGCGTCCACGGAGTTTGCCGCAACCACAGCCTCGGGGACGAACCCGGTGCAACAAACCGACTTCGGCAATACCCACCCCAACAGCTTCCGCGGGCCAGGATTCTTCAGCGTGGCTAGTCAGCTCACCAAGAGAATCCCCGTGACCGAACAAGCAGGCTTCGACATCGGAGTGAGTGCCTACAACCTCTTTAACCATCCAAATTTTGCCGTGCCCAATGGGGACGTCACCTCGGGTTCCTTCGGACAGATCACCAGCACGGTAAGCTCTCCCACAAGTATCTACGGCACCGGACAAGGCGCTATCGTCTCTGGCCGAGTTCTGGTGCTGGTAGGTAAGTTCAGCTTTTAG
- a CDS encoding RrF2 family transcriptional regulator, with protein sequence MLRLTKKADYGLLAVKFLAEHPESASQSAKDIAEAYHIPLQLLAKILQRLTKVGLLRSHAGMNGGYALSRDPREITAFEVIHAIDGPLFITSCITISGSCDLNDICTIKEPLRRVNDSISELLKSIRISDLVDANTANRRHQGASDLVMIH encoded by the coding sequence ATGCTCAGACTGACCAAAAAAGCGGATTACGGACTGCTGGCTGTAAAGTTTCTCGCCGAGCATCCAGAATCTGCGTCTCAAAGCGCCAAGGACATCGCGGAGGCATACCATATCCCGCTCCAACTTCTGGCCAAGATCCTGCAACGCCTCACCAAGGTTGGCTTGTTGCGGTCGCATGCCGGGATGAATGGCGGGTATGCGCTCTCGAGGGACCCGCGGGAGATTACGGCATTTGAGGTCATACACGCAATCGATGGACCGCTATTTATCACTTCATGTATCACGATCAGTGGTTCGTGCGACTTAAACGACATCTGCACAATCAAAGAACCATTGCGTCGAGTGAACGACAGCATCTCGGAATTGTTAAAGAGCATCAGGATTTCAGATTTGGTGGATGCGAATACGGCCAACCGGCGGCATCAAGGTGCGTCCGACCTGGTAATGATTCATTAG
- a CDS encoding CDP-alcohol phosphatidyltransferase family protein, producing the protein MNDLRAAPNQLTFLRLCMVPFLVLAILDGHFRTAAVLFFVAGVTDGLDGLLARLLHQQTVLGQYLDPVADKLLLSTVFLVLNHEGLISRRVTVLVFGRDLGILVVSAILYVSIGMRDFRPSLYGKANTLAQIVALVTVLISQFFAPGYLLAVRNASLETTMALTIISGFHYAWRVGMKLSVSDDVPGGKSK; encoded by the coding sequence ATGAACGATCTTCGTGCTGCGCCGAATCAACTGACGTTCCTGCGCCTGTGCATGGTCCCATTTCTGGTGCTCGCCATCCTGGATGGGCATTTCCGTACGGCTGCTGTGCTTTTTTTTGTGGCTGGCGTTACCGATGGGCTAGATGGATTACTGGCGCGCCTGTTGCATCAGCAAACAGTGCTCGGCCAGTATCTGGATCCGGTCGCCGACAAATTGCTGTTGAGTACGGTTTTTCTGGTGCTGAACCATGAAGGGTTGATTAGCCGGCGGGTTACGGTGCTGGTCTTCGGCCGGGATCTGGGCATCCTGGTGGTGTCGGCGATCTTATATGTCAGTATCGGGATGCGTGATTTCCGGCCCAGTCTCTACGGCAAGGCAAATACGCTGGCGCAGATTGTTGCACTGGTAACGGTCCTAATCAGCCAGTTCTTTGCCCCTGGGTATCTGCTGGCGGTCAGGAACGCATCGCTCGAAACGACCATGGCGCTCACCATCATCTCCGGCTTTCACTATGCGTGGAGGGTAGGGATGAAGCTGAGTGTGTCAGATGATGTCCCGGGAGGAAAATCTAAATAG
- the iscX gene encoding Fe-S cluster assembly protein IscX — protein sequence MMTNEFGWEDAEEIGIQLQEKYPELDPLTVRFTDLLQYIVQLDGFRGDPAQSNESKLESVQMAWYEEYKDAQ from the coding sequence ATGATGACGAACGAGTTCGGATGGGAAGATGCTGAAGAGATCGGTATTCAGCTCCAGGAGAAGTATCCGGAGCTCGATCCACTTACCGTCCGTTTTACCGACCTGCTGCAATATATAGTCCAACTGGATGGCTTCCGGGGTGACCCGGCGCAATCGAACGAATCCAAGCTGGAATCAGTACAGATGGCCTGGTACGAGGAATATAAAGATGCTCAGTAA
- a CDS encoding YraN family protein — MRNLNSEGASSFERLLCALDFFSARLGRKRATPAHLLLGIRGEEAAFFYLRNRGYVITARSWRSHRYAGDIDLIGWDEECLCFIEVKTRTTRSVATAESAVDQHKRKTLRRIARHYLRQLPAPQAIRFDVLSIYFEAATLPDFILFENAFGWSEEIY, encoded by the coding sequence ATGCGAAATTTAAATTCTGAAGGTGCTTCTTCTTTCGAGCGGCTGCTATGCGCCCTCGACTTCTTCTCCGCCAGACTGGGACGAAAAAGGGCGACGCCCGCTCATCTACTGTTAGGAATTCGCGGAGAAGAAGCAGCCTTCTTTTATCTGCGCAACCGGGGATATGTCATCACCGCGCGATCGTGGCGATCCCATCGCTATGCCGGAGATATCGACCTGATCGGGTGGGACGAAGAGTGCCTCTGCTTCATTGAAGTGAAGACCAGAACGACGCGCAGCGTCGCCACTGCGGAGTCGGCGGTCGATCAGCACAAACGGAAAACTCTGCGCCGGATTGCGCGCCACTACTTGCGGCAACTCCCCGCTCCCCAAGCCATCCGGTTTGACGTGCTCTCAATCTATTTCGAAGCAGCGACGTTGCCTGACTTTATTCTTTTCGAGAATGCCTTCGGCTGGTCGGAAGAAATTTACTGA
- the hscA gene encoding Fe-S protein assembly chaperone HscA, producing the protein MAEERVIGIDLGTTNSLVAYMQGAEPVVIPGEDGSSLVPSVVAIPQRDSAEASTQRVIVGNGAARYLASAPERVVYSAKRLMGRGLEDIQEELKLFPFHLAANMQPGEVLRLRVGENDYTPSEISAFVLRQLKRNAERYFGEPVSKAVVTVPAYFNDAQRQATKDAGRMAGLDILRLVNEPTAAALAYGLDRQHDGIVAVYDLGGGTFDISILKLHEGIFEVMATNGDTHLGGDDIDNLLIAIALDDIHGEQEIDLRGSGEAVQAIRKAVIEAKIALSTHDAALLNVELPGGARYQRKIERSQFELLIQPVLDRTADPCRQALKDAGISAEQIDEVVLVGGSTRIPRVRALTDELFGLSARGKKPHIELNPDEVVALGAAVQANILSRGSQATENMLLLDVTPLSLGIEALGGVVAKVIQRNSTIPASATEHFTTGVEGQTNVAIHVVQGERELAKDCRSLARFDLKGIPPMSAGLPRIEVKFLIDANGILQVSAREQRSGKQAEIEVKPTYGLTDEQVESMILESFDYAESDIEQRQLIEARNEANTILAAVAKAPMQSAWEQLTTEEREQIFLLRDELSVLKDGDDFKLIQAAVSALDRATHRFAELMMDSTVAYALHGKTMEAAGSGLGEGPTAPHPFGKAQFE; encoded by the coding sequence ATGGCAGAAGAACGCGTTATTGGTATTGATTTAGGCACCACAAATTCGCTCGTCGCCTATATGCAGGGTGCGGAGCCGGTGGTAATTCCCGGCGAAGATGGTTCTTCGCTGGTCCCCTCGGTTGTGGCCATTCCCCAAAGAGACAGCGCCGAAGCGTCTACCCAGCGGGTCATCGTCGGAAACGGCGCGGCGAGGTATCTGGCGAGTGCGCCGGAACGGGTGGTTTACTCCGCCAAGCGACTGATGGGCCGCGGGCTCGAGGACATCCAGGAAGAGCTGAAGCTTTTTCCATTCCACCTGGCGGCAAATATGCAGCCAGGTGAGGTGTTGCGGCTTCGAGTTGGCGAAAACGACTACACTCCATCGGAGATTTCGGCATTTGTGCTCCGCCAGCTGAAACGCAATGCAGAACGGTATTTCGGCGAGCCCGTGAGCAAAGCAGTTGTGACTGTGCCGGCTTACTTCAACGATGCGCAGCGTCAGGCGACCAAAGATGCAGGCCGGATGGCCGGGCTTGATATTTTGCGATTGGTGAACGAGCCAACTGCGGCCGCGCTAGCCTACGGCCTTGATCGACAGCACGACGGCATCGTCGCTGTCTATGACCTTGGCGGCGGTACCTTCGATATATCCATCCTCAAATTACATGAGGGGATCTTCGAGGTCATGGCGACCAATGGAGATACTCACCTCGGCGGCGATGATATCGATAATTTACTGATTGCGATCGCGCTTGATGACATACATGGTGAGCAGGAAATTGATCTGCGCGGCAGTGGAGAGGCGGTCCAAGCGATCCGCAAGGCGGTCATCGAAGCTAAGATCGCACTATCCACGCACGATGCAGCGCTTCTCAATGTAGAGCTGCCGGGTGGCGCAAGATATCAGCGGAAGATTGAGCGGTCACAATTTGAGTTGCTCATCCAGCCTGTCCTTGATCGGACTGCGGATCCATGCAGGCAGGCGCTTAAAGATGCGGGGATCAGCGCGGAGCAGATCGACGAAGTGGTGCTGGTTGGAGGGTCGACCCGTATCCCCAGGGTGCGCGCTCTGACGGATGAATTGTTCGGCTTGAGCGCCCGCGGAAAGAAACCGCATATCGAGTTAAATCCGGACGAGGTGGTTGCGCTTGGGGCCGCCGTGCAGGCTAATATTCTCTCTCGCGGTTCGCAGGCGACCGAGAACATGCTGCTACTGGATGTGACTCCACTGTCGCTCGGCATCGAGGCATTAGGGGGAGTCGTCGCCAAGGTCATCCAGCGCAACTCAACGATCCCTGCTTCGGCCACTGAGCATTTCACTACCGGGGTCGAGGGTCAGACGAATGTCGCGATCCATGTCGTGCAGGGCGAACGCGAACTCGCCAAGGACTGCAGATCGCTGGCCCGATTCGATCTGAAAGGAATTCCTCCGATGAGCGCGGGGCTGCCGCGGATCGAGGTGAAATTTCTTATCGATGCGAATGGAATCCTGCAAGTCTCGGCCCGCGAGCAGCGGAGTGGCAAGCAGGCGGAGATCGAGGTCAAGCCCACGTATGGGTTGACCGATGAGCAAGTGGAATCGATGATCCTCGAATCCTTCGATTACGCTGAATCGGACATTGAACAGCGGCAGTTGATTGAAGCGAGGAACGAGGCAAACACCATCCTGGCAGCGGTTGCGAAGGCCCCGATGCAATCCGCATGGGAGCAACTGACGACTGAAGAGCGCGAGCAGATATTCTTGCTTCGCGATGAGCTCTCGGTCCTGAAGGATGGCGATGACTTCAAGCTAATACAGGCTGCGGTATCTGCGTTGGATCGAGCGACGCATCGTTTCGCGGAGTTGATGATGGATAGCACGGTCGCCTACGCCTTGCATGGAAAGACGATGGAGGCAGCTGGAAGCGGCCTGGGAGAGGGCCCTACCGCGCCGCATCCATTTGGCAAAGCGCAGTTTGAATAA
- the hscB gene encoding Fe-S protein assembly co-chaperone HscB encodes MTSSSKTTIAAGSDSKHGAGGDRVCWSCATPLNGAELFCGSCGRVQLLSSDIDYFQVFTLPRKLRLDVASLEREFYRLSRRLHPDVYSRASQQEQEWSLENSSLVNDAYRTLKDPIRRTEYLLKLEGAPSTDEGGPRKEDRIPADLLEEVFELNMQLDEMRMNKQTGDVDPQLQQDLLAAKANFDGQLRETNSSLERLWEKWDTELDGGDDQRRTAVREELAALLDRRRYIRNLVNSVDEAIET; translated from the coding sequence ATGACCTCTTCTTCTAAGACGACGATCGCGGCGGGTTCGGATAGCAAGCATGGTGCAGGGGGCGATCGAGTCTGCTGGTCCTGCGCCACACCCTTGAACGGAGCTGAGTTATTTTGCGGATCCTGCGGCCGCGTGCAATTGCTGTCGAGTGACATTGACTATTTTCAAGTCTTCACTCTGCCGCGAAAGCTGAGGCTAGATGTCGCCTCTCTGGAACGCGAATTTTATCGGTTGAGCCGGCGGCTGCATCCCGACGTTTACTCCCGAGCGAGTCAGCAGGAACAAGAGTGGAGCCTCGAGAATAGTTCGCTGGTAAACGACGCCTATCGAACGTTGAAAGATCCGATTCGGCGGACCGAGTACTTGCTCAAGCTAGAGGGCGCGCCGAGCACGGATGAAGGCGGCCCAAGAAAAGAAGACCGCATTCCGGCCGACCTGCTTGAAGAAGTATTTGAGCTCAACATGCAGCTCGATGAGATGCGGATGAACAAGCAAACCGGTGACGTCGATCCGCAGCTTCAGCAAGATCTGCTAGCGGCTAAAGCTAACTTCGATGGCCAGCTGCGGGAGACGAATTCGTCTTTAGAGAGACTCTGGGAGAAATGGGACACTGAGCTTGACGGCGGCGACGATCAAAGACGAACGGCGGTTCGCGAGGAGCTTGCGGCGTTGCTCGATCGGCGGCGATATATTCGCAACCTCGTGAACAGTGTCGATGAGGCGATCGAGACATAG